A stretch of the Thermus thermophilus genome encodes the following:
- a CDS encoding PIG-L deacetylase family protein: MKRLLVVSAHAADFVWRAGGAIALAVAQGGEALVVALSYGERGESGELWKEPGQTLERVKAIREAEARRAAEVLGAGFVGLDLGDYPLRVGEEALWRLVDILVNFAPDVLITHTPKDPFNPDHPVAYEATEKARQLASGAGVASAFRTIRPPEFWLFEPHQPELCGFVPNLFLDITPAWEKKRAAMEVFASQAYLVRYYSERAEHRANHARRISGFKDIERAEAFQRVLPQVLRAL, translated from the coding sequence GTGAAGCGCCTTTTGGTGGTGAGCGCCCACGCCGCGGACTTCGTGTGGCGGGCGGGTGGGGCCATCGCCCTCGCCGTGGCCCAGGGGGGCGAGGCCTTGGTGGTGGCCCTGAGCTACGGGGAGAGGGGGGAGTCGGGGGAGCTTTGGAAGGAGCCCGGGCAGACCTTGGAGCGGGTCAAGGCCATCCGGGAGGCCGAGGCGAGACGGGCCGCCGAGGTTTTGGGGGCCGGGTTCGTGGGCCTGGACCTCGGGGACTACCCCTTGAGGGTGGGCGAGGAAGCCCTTTGGCGGCTCGTGGACATCTTGGTCAACTTTGCCCCTGATGTCCTCATCACCCACACCCCCAAGGATCCTTTCAACCCCGACCACCCGGTGGCCTACGAGGCCACGGAGAAGGCGCGCCAGCTGGCCTCGGGGGCGGGGGTGGCGAGCGCTTTCCGGACCATCCGGCCTCCCGAGTTTTGGCTTTTTGAGCCCCATCAGCCCGAGCTGTGCGGCTTTGTGCCCAACCTCTTTCTGGACATCACCCCGGCGTGGGAGAAGAAGCGGGCGGCCATGGAGGTCTTCGCCTCCCAGGCGTACCTCGTCCGCTACTACAGCGAGCGGGCCGAGCACAGGGCCAACCACGCGCGGCGGATCTCCGGCTTTAAGGACATCGAACGCGCCGAAGCCTTTCAGCGGGTCCTGCCCCAGGTGCTCCGGGCCCTTTGA
- a CDS encoding 4-carboxy-4-hydroxy-2-oxoadipate aldolase/oxaloacetate decarboxylase, which translates to MLSQEEIQELAALGTATVYEASGRKGLVEAGFVRLPEGSRAAGPAFPVLCAQGDNLGVHAAMAAVRPGEVLVLAMPEPEPVALVGELLATQAKARGVAALLVDGAVRDADGLRLLGLPIWARFVSPRGARRERVLGLGTPVWVGGVEVRLGDYVVLDGDGVVVLPRERAREVLQRARERAEREAALRARFARGELSVDVYGLRQNLREALAEAERLRGGEDG; encoded by the coding sequence ATGCTTTCCCAGGAGGAGATCCAGGAGCTTGCGGCCCTGGGGACCGCCACGGTGTACGAGGCCTCGGGGCGGAAGGGTCTCGTGGAGGCGGGCTTTGTGCGCCTACCCGAGGGCAGCCGGGCCGCTGGCCCCGCCTTTCCCGTGCTCTGCGCCCAAGGGGATAACCTGGGGGTCCATGCGGCCATGGCGGCCGTGCGCCCGGGAGAGGTGCTGGTCCTGGCCATGCCGGAACCCGAGCCTGTGGCCCTTGTGGGGGAACTCCTCGCCACCCAGGCCAAGGCCAGGGGGGTGGCCGCCCTCCTTGTGGACGGGGCGGTGCGGGACGCGGACGGGCTCAGGCTCCTCGGGCTCCCCATCTGGGCGCGGTTTGTGAGCCCAAGGGGGGCCCGGCGGGAGAGGGTGCTGGGCCTGGGTACCCCGGTATGGGTGGGAGGGGTGGAGGTGCGCCTAGGAGACTATGTGGTGTTGGATGGGGACGGGGTCGTGGTCCTCCCGAGGGAGCGGGCCCGGGAGGTGTTGCAGCGCGCCCGGGAGCGGGCGGAGCGGGAGGCGGCTTTGAGGGCACGCTTCGCCCGGGGGGAGCTTTCCGTGGACGTCTATGGGTTGCGCCAGAACCTGAGGGAGGCCTTGGCGGAGGCAGAGCGGCTTCGGGGAGGAGAGGATGGCTAG
- a CDS encoding NAD(P)-binding domain-containing protein: MARLRVAVLGLGEAGSAIAQDLLLAGAEVVGFDPVPEKTVPGLLRAQSEAEAAEGASLVLSVNWARVAREVAEKVAPVLRPGQVYADLLSTRQNWGPPL, encoded by the coding sequence ATGGCTAGGCTACGGGTGGCCGTCTTGGGGCTGGGGGAAGCGGGATCGGCCATCGCCCAAGACCTCCTCCTGGCCGGGGCCGAGGTGGTGGGCTTTGACCCTGTTCCGGAAAAGACCGTTCCCGGCCTTTTGCGGGCTCAAAGCGAGGCCGAGGCGGCGGAGGGCGCCTCGCTAGTCCTCTCGGTGAACTGGGCCCGGGTGGCCCGGGAGGTGGCGGAGAAGGTGGCCCCGGTTTTGCGGCCCGGGCAGGTTTATGCGGACCTGCTCAGTACACGTCAAAACTGGGGACCACCCCTTTAG
- a CDS encoding IS4 family transposase, producing the protein MVPVEQLTPLINALKRYWKADLRRLTFLAALVMALVTARTTSGPRLALPLGSIASPDPRSAYRRLQRFLAWPGLDGEGYARFVRKVFPPLAESITFLQPQGLLLVMDRTEWELGKSKVNLLMLAFLYQGLAVPLFWNFLPHDGNSSTPERIALTERALAFLRAHFPHLRVEGFLADREFIGEAWFRYLEEKGIPRCIRIKANTRMWRLGSGPRAWELFAFLKVGESRAPRRRCWVYGRRMWVVGLRLGVREWLIVATDLDLHRVLEVYGLRWGIERLFGALKGRGFDLEATHVTRGERLSRLLVPLSLAFVWAFRTGLVLHRVRPARPKKHGRLGQSLFRAGLDLLTLWALALWGAGGGRRGSPLGLCPMEVLTCT; encoded by the coding sequence GTGGTCCCCGTGGAACAGCTTACCCCACTCATCAACGCCTTGAAGCGATACTGGAAGGCCGACCTCAGGCGCCTCACCTTCCTGGCCGCCCTGGTGATGGCTCTGGTCACCGCCCGCACCACAAGCGGCCCCAGACTCGCTCTTCCCCTCGGCTCCATAGCCAGCCCTGACCCCCGCTCCGCCTACCGAAGGTTACAGCGGTTCTTGGCCTGGCCGGGGCTGGACGGGGAGGGCTATGCCCGCTTCGTCCGCAAGGTGTTTCCGCCTCTGGCGGAAAGCATCACCTTCCTCCAACCCCAAGGGCTCCTCCTGGTCATGGACCGGACCGAATGGGAGCTGGGGAAGAGCAAGGTCAACCTCCTGATGCTGGCCTTCCTGTACCAAGGCCTGGCCGTCCCCCTGTTCTGGAACTTCCTCCCCCACGACGGCAACTCCTCCACCCCCGAACGCATCGCCCTGACGGAGAGGGCCTTGGCTTTCCTGAGGGCCCACTTCCCCCACCTCCGGGTGGAGGGGTTCCTGGCGGATCGGGAGTTCATAGGGGAGGCGTGGTTCCGGTACCTGGAGGAGAAGGGCATCCCCCGGTGCATCCGAATCAAGGCCAACACCCGGATGTGGCGGTTGGGCTCGGGCCCTCGGGCCTGGGAGCTCTTTGCCTTCCTGAAGGTGGGAGAGAGCCGGGCGCCCAGGCGGCGGTGCTGGGTCTACGGGCGGCGCATGTGGGTGGTGGGGTTGCGCCTTGGGGTCCGGGAGTGGCTGATTGTGGCTACGGACCTGGACCTTCACCGGGTGCTGGAGGTGTACGGGCTCAGGTGGGGGATAGAGCGGCTCTTTGGGGCCCTGAAGGGGCGGGGATTTGACCTGGAGGCCACGCACGTGACGCGGGGGGAGAGGCTTTCGCGGCTTTTGGTCCCCTTGAGCCTGGCCTTCGTGTGGGCGTTTCGGACGGGGCTTGTGCTGCACCGGGTGCGTCCGGCGAGGCCCAAGAAGCACGGGAGGCTGGGGCAGAGCCTCTTCCGGGCGGGGCTGGACCTGCTCACCCTTTGGGCGCTTGCCCTCTGGGGTGCAGGGGGAGGAAGGCGCGGAAGTCCCTTGGGGTTATGCCCTATGGAGGTTTTGACGTGTACATAA
- a CDS encoding IS256-like element ISTth4 family transposase has translation MFNRGAHLSTRRCPVDQDTLRILLREAVRETVAEVLQTVLELDRTAFLQVHGGRRNGYYPRKLETTFGQVDLKVPRDRESRYYPAFLKPYARRLVDVGEVAVALYAAGVSQRKAAEILSLLLGHRYSHETLSALTDQVLEAAGAFRTRPLPEEMAFVYLDGLSLKVFREGEGIVRETVYVALGIAPDGERRVLGFWLLPTESALGWEGVLGELWQRGLRRVLLFITDGLPGLPEAIRRVYPQAEWQRCVVHGVRWSLSQVRARDRGLLAEDLRRVYGAESRDEALRALEEVKAAWGSRYPGVVGLWVQDSGAFLRFYGYPKVLWPYLRSTNLMERFIRELRRGTKVRDHKFPKEEAVYKLLYLESERQEGRWAERKLKGFSEVKEVLEKMLQERYAPRTQTLTHNS, from the coding sequence GTGTTTAATAGGGGGGCACACCTTAGCACGAGGAGGTGCCCCGTGGACCAGGATACCTTGCGGATCTTGCTGAGGGAAGCGGTGCGGGAGACAGTAGCCGAGGTTCTGCAGACGGTTCTGGAGCTGGACCGGACAGCCTTCTTGCAGGTGCACGGGGGGCGCAGGAACGGCTACTACCCCCGCAAGCTGGAGACCACCTTCGGCCAGGTGGACCTGAAGGTCCCTAGGGATCGGGAATCTCGGTATTACCCGGCTTTCCTTAAGCCCTACGCCCGCCGCCTGGTGGACGTGGGGGAAGTAGCTGTGGCCTTGTACGCCGCCGGGGTCAGTCAGCGCAAGGCGGCCGAGATATTGAGCCTGCTCTTAGGCCACCGCTACTCCCACGAGACCCTAAGCGCTCTGACCGACCAAGTCCTGGAGGCGGCAGGAGCCTTCCGCACCCGGCCTTTGCCCGAGGAGATGGCCTTCGTCTACCTGGACGGGCTTTCCTTAAAGGTCTTCAGGGAAGGGGAAGGGATTGTGCGGGAAACGGTGTATGTGGCCCTGGGCATCGCCCCTGATGGGGAGAGGCGGGTCCTGGGGTTCTGGCTGTTGCCCACGGAGAGCGCCCTGGGATGGGAGGGGGTCCTGGGGGAGCTTTGGCAGCGGGGCCTGCGGCGGGTATTGCTCTTCATCACCGACGGGCTGCCCGGGCTTCCTGAAGCGATCCGCAGGGTCTACCCTCAGGCGGAGTGGCAGCGGTGCGTGGTGCACGGGGTGCGGTGGAGCCTGTCCCAGGTGCGGGCGCGGGACCGGGGCCTGCTGGCGGAGGACCTGAGGCGGGTGTACGGGGCGGAGAGCAGGGATGAAGCCCTTAGGGCCTTGGAGGAGGTGAAGGCCGCCTGGGGTTCGCGGTACCCGGGGGTGGTGGGGCTTTGGGTACAGGATTCGGGGGCCTTCCTGCGGTTCTACGGGTACCCCAAGGTGCTTTGGCCGTACCTGCGGAGCACCAACCTGATGGAGCGGTTTATCCGGGAGCTACGGCGGGGGACGAAGGTGCGGGACCACAAGTTTCCTAAGGAAGAGGCGGTGTACAAGCTCCTTTACCTGGAGTCAGAGAGGCAGGAAGGGAGGTGGGCAGAACGGAAACTAAAGGGGTTCTCGGAGGTGAAGGAGGTGCTGGAGAAGATGCTTCAGGAGCGGTATGCCCCCCGTACACAGACTCTTACACATAACTCTTGA